A stretch of Eleutherodactylus coqui strain aEleCoq1 chromosome 2, aEleCoq1.hap1, whole genome shotgun sequence DNA encodes these proteins:
- the LOC136610329 gene encoding myelin and lymphocyte protein-like — MGNILCATPFMLTLYIHGFVLAVCCFCFLGTLAIMVVYTVGAHKNSNVWTHLDVYYHFIAAALYISAGSINAIGTQILKYQNSQYNELNQTATVLAFYIAILYAVHAVFSLKRKVQEWPSVVRFQREQ; from the exons ATGGGGAATATTTTATGTGCCACACCGTtcatgttaaccctttacatacacGGGTTTGTACTGGCTGTTTGCTGCTTCTGCTTCCTGGGGACATTGGCCATCATGGTGGTGTACACGGTAGGAGCCCACAAGAATTCCAACGTGTGGACGCATCTG GACGTGTACTACCACTTCATAGCAGCAGCCCTTTATATCAGCGCAGGGAGTATCAACGCAATCGGCACCCAGATATTAAAGTACCAGAACTCCCAATACAACGAACTCAACCAAACAGCCACT GTCCTTGCATTCTATATTGCCATCTTATATGCTGTGCATGCAGTATTTTCATTGAAGAGGAAAGTACAAGAATGGCCATCGGTTGTCCGCTTCCAGAGAGAACAGTAA